In a genomic window of Terriglobales bacterium:
- a CDS encoding energy transducer TonB, translated as VVLQAVISKDGTIQGLHVVSGHPMLTPAAIDAVKQWRYKPYFLNGEPVEVETVVTVNFTLAG; from the coding sequence GTGGTGCTGCAAGCTGTCATCTCCAAGGATGGCACCATCCAGGGACTGCATGTGGTGAGCGGCCACCCGATGCTGACTCCGGCCGCCATCGACGCGGTGAAGCAGTGGCGCTATAAGCCCTACTTCCTGAACGGTGAACCGGTGGAAGTTGAGACGGTAGTGACCGTGAACTTCACACTGGCCGGTTAA
- a CDS encoding MotA/TolQ/ExbB proton channel family protein codes for MLLALATLFYAHMPTVALAFFQAEGGGITWDPISLWKQMGILAKLVVVILFIMSGWSIGVMIDRWMAFSAARKQSRAFAPAVAGALREGKIDEAIRVAERNKKSHLAKVVTAGLQEFKAHGESSEIPGEQIEASRRALERAEAIVHAELKRGLGGLATIGATAPFVGLFGTVVGILNAFRGISENKATGLGAVAGGIAEALVTTAVGLFVAIPAVMMYNYLSGRVEAFDVEMDNSSSELVDYFLKRRNAVRR; via the coding sequence ATGCTCTTAGCACTGGCAACTCTCTTCTACGCACATATGCCGACTGTCGCCCTTGCGTTTTTCCAGGCGGAAGGCGGCGGCATTACCTGGGATCCGATCTCGCTATGGAAGCAGATGGGAATCCTGGCCAAACTCGTGGTCGTTATCCTGTTCATCATGTCGGGCTGGTCCATCGGCGTGATGATCGACCGCTGGATGGCATTCAGCGCGGCCCGCAAGCAGTCGCGCGCCTTTGCTCCCGCGGTCGCCGGGGCGCTGCGCGAAGGTAAGATTGACGAAGCCATCCGGGTCGCGGAGCGCAACAAGAAAAGCCACCTTGCCAAGGTTGTGACGGCCGGGCTGCAGGAATTCAAAGCGCACGGGGAGTCGTCAGAAATCCCGGGCGAACAGATCGAAGCCAGCCGTCGCGCTCTGGAGCGCGCCGAGGCCATCGTTCACGCCGAGCTGAAGCGCGGCCTGGGCGGGTTGGCCACCATCGGCGCCACTGCTCCCTTCGTCGGCTTGTTCGGCACCGTGGTCGGCATTCTCAACGCCTTCCGTGGTATCAGTGAGAACAAGGCCACCGGTTTGGGCGCCGTCGCAGGCGGCATTGCCGAAGCGCTGGTCACCACCGCCGTCGGTCTGTTCGTCGCCATCCCGGCCGTGATGATGTACAACTACCTGTCCGGCCGCGTCGAAGCGTTCGACGTGGAAATGGATAACTCCTCCAGCGAGCTGGTGGATTACTTCCTGAAGCGGCGCAACGCCGTCCGCCGGTAG
- a CDS encoding ExbD/TolR family protein — translation MPIGKRALPVNSSINVTPMVDVMLVLLIIFMVITPMLQKGVSVDLAKTNNPVQMPDADKEDALLVAVTRDGKVFFGSDQISPDQLTNKIKDKLAARVDKRVFVRADARTKYGNVVEVVDNVRAAGVDQLGLLTEQRKANTPAPPPGAAPAAPTGQ, via the coding sequence ATGCCAATCGGAAAAAGAGCATTGCCGGTCAACTCCAGCATCAATGTCACCCCCATGGTGGACGTGATGCTGGTGCTGCTGATCATCTTCATGGTGATCACGCCCATGTTGCAGAAGGGCGTCAGCGTTGACCTGGCCAAGACCAACAACCCGGTGCAGATGCCGGACGCCGACAAGGAAGACGCCCTGCTGGTGGCGGTGACGCGCGACGGCAAAGTCTTCTTCGGCAGCGACCAGATCTCGCCCGACCAGCTCACCAACAAGATCAAGGACAAGCTCGCCGCCCGCGTCGACAAGCGGGTCTTTGTACGCGCCGATGCCCGCACCAAGTACGGCAACGTAGTCGAAGTGGTCGACAACGTTCGCGCCGCGGGCGTCGATCAGCTGGGGCTTTTGACCGAGCAGCGCAAGGCGAACACGCCGGCTCCACCGCCGGGCGCAGCGCCAGCGGCTCCGACCGGGCAATGA
- a CDS encoding biopolymer transporter ExbD, producing MAMTIGGPGSGPTSDMNVTPLIDVLLVLLIIFMVITPLTPKGLDALVPQPPKDQSKQPPSQDRTVVVQVLKASGQPALKINQEDVTWDKLQGRLEEIYKTRAEKVMFVKADTDLPFADVAQVIDIAHSAGVDKVGLITAKIEAGG from the coding sequence ATGGCAATGACAATCGGTGGACCGGGCAGCGGTCCTACATCCGACATGAACGTTACGCCGCTGATCGACGTGCTGCTGGTGCTGCTGATCATTTTCATGGTCATCACGCCGCTCACGCCCAAGGGACTGGACGCGTTGGTTCCGCAGCCGCCCAAGGACCAGTCGAAACAACCGCCGTCACAGGACCGCACCGTGGTGGTACAGGTGTTGAAAGCCTCGGGCCAGCCCGCGCTCAAGATCAACCAGGAAGATGTGACCTGGGACAAGCTCCAGGGACGCCTGGAGGAGATCTACAAGACGCGCGCCGAAAAGGTGATGTTCGTGAAGGCCGATACCGACCTGCCATTTGCCGACGTGGCGCAAGTCATCGATATTGCGCACTCGGCAGGGGTGGACAAGGTGGGCCTGATCACCGCCAAGATCGAGGCCGGCGGCTAA
- a CDS encoding tetratricopeptide repeat protein encodes MTRGARLLAFAAVVLALFGLAGCNKLKARDQLNKGVQAYKNAKYEDAIEKFKNAVALDPSLINARLYLATAYAQQYIPGADTPDNNRMAEQAINEYQDVLKMKPNDLNAIKGIAYLYLQMKKFDQSSEYYRKVIAVDPNDPEAYYSVAVIDWTKTYQPRMEEKAKLGLKPDQPIADKKVCADLKTKNQDAVKDGMTMLEKAISLRPDYDDAMAYYNLMWREQADIECGDAKAREEDLKKADEWVKKTMATKAAKAEKQQGPGGITVEKTVDKKD; translated from the coding sequence ATGACTAGAGGCGCACGACTTCTGGCGTTTGCCGCCGTCGTCCTGGCGCTGTTCGGGCTTGCCGGCTGCAACAAGCTGAAAGCCCGCGACCAGCTCAACAAGGGCGTGCAGGCTTACAAAAACGCAAAATACGAAGACGCAATCGAAAAGTTTAAGAACGCGGTAGCGCTGGATCCGTCCCTGATTAATGCCCGGCTTTATCTTGCCACCGCTTATGCGCAGCAATACATTCCCGGGGCGGACACACCCGACAACAATCGCATGGCGGAACAGGCCATCAATGAGTACCAGGACGTACTCAAGATGAAGCCCAACGATCTGAACGCCATCAAGGGCATCGCCTACCTCTACCTTCAGATGAAGAAGTTCGACCAGTCCAGCGAGTATTACCGCAAGGTGATCGCGGTGGACCCCAACGATCCGGAGGCATACTACTCCGTCGCCGTCATCGACTGGACCAAGACGTACCAGCCGCGGATGGAGGAGAAGGCGAAGCTCGGATTGAAGCCCGACCAGCCGATCGCCGACAAAAAGGTCTGCGCCGATCTGAAGACGAAGAACCAGGACGCGGTAAAAGACGGCATGACCATGCTGGAGAAGGCCATCTCGCTTCGGCCTGACTACGACGATGCCATGGCGTACTACAACCTGATGTGGCGCGAGCAGGCCGACATCGAGTGTGGCGATGCCAAGGCCCGCGAAGAAGACCTTAAGAAGGCGGATGAGTGGGTCAAGAAAACCATGGCCACGAAAGCCGCCAAGGCGGAGAAGCAGCAAGGTCCCGGAGGCATCACGGTCGAGAAGACGGTCGATAAGAAAGACTAA
- a CDS encoding class I SAM-dependent methyltransferase, with protein MSAQSQSLPQPAAQLQPSPMLFFETINAYQRTAAVKAAIELELFTAIGEGATTPEAIALRCQASVRGARILADYLAVLGFIHKHDGHYALTQDTAVFLDRRSPAYVGGAIGFLTDDRLKEKFESLTECVCKGGTVAKDGGTMSLENPIWLEFARYMGKLQANPAEQIAQLLRVEGTPQLKVLDIAAGHGMYGITVARHNPQAEVVAVDWPGVLGVAREHAEAAGVAKRWRALPGSAFEVDFGSGYDLVLITGFMHHFDPESNETLLRKVKNALAPRGRAVIVEFVPNEDRVTPPPTAMFSLTMLASTASGDAYTFAELRQMVSRAGFTGCELHDLVNNFQRVVVATV; from the coding sequence ATGTCTGCTCAGAGCCAATCGTTGCCGCAACCGGCAGCGCAGCTACAACCCTCGCCCATGCTGTTCTTCGAAACGATCAATGCTTACCAGCGCACCGCCGCCGTGAAAGCCGCCATCGAACTGGAACTGTTTACCGCCATCGGTGAGGGCGCTACCACTCCGGAAGCGATTGCCCTGCGCTGCCAGGCGTCGGTGCGCGGAGCGCGTATTCTCGCCGATTACCTCGCGGTGCTGGGGTTCATTCATAAACACGACGGCCACTACGCGCTGACGCAGGACACCGCCGTGTTCCTCGATCGCCGCTCGCCCGCCTACGTCGGCGGCGCCATCGGCTTCCTGACCGATGACCGGTTGAAGGAGAAGTTCGAGAGTCTCACCGAGTGTGTGTGCAAGGGTGGCACGGTCGCCAAGGACGGCGGCACCATGTCGCTGGAAAATCCCATCTGGCTGGAATTTGCGCGGTACATGGGCAAACTGCAGGCCAATCCCGCCGAGCAGATCGCGCAATTGCTGCGCGTGGAAGGCACGCCGCAGCTGAAGGTGCTCGACATTGCCGCCGGGCATGGCATGTACGGCATCACGGTGGCGCGGCACAACCCGCAGGCCGAGGTGGTGGCGGTGGATTGGCCGGGCGTGCTCGGGGTGGCGCGCGAACACGCGGAAGCGGCAGGAGTCGCAAAACGCTGGCGTGCCTTGCCCGGCAGCGCTTTTGAAGTGGACTTCGGCAGCGGGTACGACCTGGTGCTCATCACCGGGTTCATGCACCACTTCGATCCCGAGAGCAACGAAACCCTGTTGCGCAAGGTGAAAAACGCGCTGGCGCCGCGCGGCCGCGCGGTAATCGTGGAATTCGTGCCCAATGAGGACCGTGTCACACCCCCGCCGACAGCGATGTTTTCTCTTACCATGCTGGCCAGCACGGCATCCGGCGATGCCTACACGTTTGCCGAACTGCGGCAGATGGTCAGCCGTGCCGGGTTCACCGGGTGCGAGCTGCACGACCTGGTCAACAACTTCCAGCGCGTCGTGGTGGCAACGGTTTAG
- the accC gene encoding acetyl-CoA carboxylase biotin carboxylase subunit: MFKKILIANRGEIAVRVIRACREMGIRSVAVFSDVDRASLHVRKADEAYHIGPATASESYLNMEKILDVARRSGAEAIHPGYGFLSENARFAQACVDAGIKFIGPTAAAMEAMGSKTRARQAMEKAGVPFVPGSSRGLDFAETHKMAEKIGYPVMLKAAAGGGGKGMRLVRSAAELRSAFDGATSEAKRSFGDDEVYVEKYIENPRHIEMQILADESGQTVYLGERECSVQRRHQKVLEECPSPIVNPEMRKQMGDVAVRVAQAARYSNAGTVEFLVDQQHDFYFLEMNTRLQVEHPVTELVTGLDLVNLQIRIAAGETLPFQQQDITLRGHAIECRIYAEDPDNNYFPSPGRISLLEIPAGPGIRRDTGIYEGWTVPIDYDPLLAKLIGYGSDREQAIHRLQRALYEYVVAGIKTNITLFQRILQDADFRAGKLDTGYLERLLQKPAPPPGVTDDGVDRTAERERVAALAAGIFAALESAAPRAANGATTNGAGPAKSSAWKQAARMESLRNQ, from the coding sequence ATGTTCAAGAAGATCCTCATCGCCAATCGCGGCGAAATCGCGGTGCGCGTGATCCGCGCCTGCCGGGAGATGGGCATCCGCTCGGTGGCCGTCTTCTCCGACGTGGACCGCGCCTCGCTGCACGTGCGCAAGGCGGACGAGGCCTACCACATCGGGCCGGCGACGGCGAGCGAGTCCTACCTGAACATGGAGAAAATTCTTGATGTCGCGCGCCGCAGCGGCGCCGAGGCCATCCACCCCGGTTACGGATTTCTTTCGGAGAATGCCCGCTTCGCGCAGGCCTGCGTGGATGCCGGGATCAAGTTCATCGGACCGACCGCCGCCGCGATGGAGGCCATGGGGTCGAAGACGCGCGCCCGCCAGGCCATGGAAAAAGCCGGCGTCCCGTTCGTTCCCGGGTCGTCGCGCGGGCTCGATTTTGCCGAGACCCACAAGATGGCCGAAAAGATCGGCTATCCCGTGATGCTGAAGGCTGCGGCGGGCGGCGGCGGCAAGGGTATGCGCCTGGTGCGCTCGGCCGCCGAACTGCGCTCGGCATTTGATGGCGCCACCAGCGAGGCCAAGCGCTCCTTCGGCGATGACGAAGTGTACGTCGAAAAATACATCGAGAATCCGCGCCACATCGAGATGCAGATTCTGGCCGACGAAAGCGGACAGACGGTTTACCTGGGTGAACGCGAGTGCTCGGTGCAGCGGCGGCATCAGAAGGTGCTCGAAGAGTGCCCGTCGCCGATCGTGAACCCTGAGATGCGCAAGCAGATGGGCGATGTCGCGGTCCGGGTGGCGCAGGCTGCCCGGTACAGCAATGCGGGAACGGTGGAGTTCCTGGTGGACCAGCAGCACGATTTCTATTTTCTGGAGATGAACACGCGCCTGCAGGTGGAGCATCCGGTGACGGAACTGGTGACCGGTCTGGACCTGGTGAACCTGCAAATCCGCATCGCCGCCGGCGAGACGCTGCCTTTTCAGCAGCAGGACATCACGCTGCGCGGACACGCCATCGAGTGCCGCATCTACGCCGAGGATCCCGACAACAATTATTTCCCCAGCCCGGGGCGTATTTCGCTGCTGGAGATCCCCGCCGGGCCCGGGATTCGCCGCGACACCGGCATCTACGAGGGCTGGACCGTACCCATCGACTACGATCCGCTGCTCGCCAAACTCATCGGCTATGGCAGCGACCGCGAACAGGCAATCCACCGGCTGCAGCGCGCCCTCTACGAGTACGTGGTCGCCGGCATCAAGACCAACATCACCCTGTTTCAGCGCATTCTTCAGGACGCCGACTTCCGCGCCGGCAAACTGGACACTGGTTACCTGGAACGGCTGCTGCAGAAGCCGGCCCCGCCGCCGGGGGTTACCGATGACGGGGTGGATCGGACGGCGGAGCGGGAGCGCGTTGCCGCCCTGGCTGCTGGAATTTTTGCCGCCCTGGAGAGCGCAGCTCCAAGAGCGGCCAACGGCGCCACCACGAACGGCGCAGGCCCGGCGAAATCCTCGGCATGGAAGCAAGCCGCGCGCATGGAATCATTGCGAAACCAATGA
- a CDS encoding biotin/lipoyl-containing protein, producing the protein MTYEILIDGKPHKLELEREGNHWSCRLDGEAIQADAVLTKHDVVSIIIGGTQYEVKRERTAADTHYWVKNSRFAVEVRDPRSLRSRKASGAAGEGPQKLLAPMPGKVVRIILAAGSEVEAGQGVLVVEAMKMQNELKSPKNGTVKQVLVAEGASVTSGEVLAIVE; encoded by the coding sequence GTGACTTACGAAATTCTCATCGACGGCAAGCCTCACAAGCTCGAACTTGAGCGCGAGGGCAATCACTGGTCCTGCCGGCTCGATGGCGAGGCGATCCAGGCGGATGCCGTTCTGACCAAGCACGACGTCGTCTCTATCATCATCGGCGGCACGCAGTACGAGGTAAAGCGCGAGCGCACCGCCGCCGACACCCATTACTGGGTCAAGAACTCGCGGTTCGCGGTGGAAGTCCGCGACCCGCGCTCGCTGCGCAGCCGCAAGGCCTCCGGCGCTGCCGGCGAAGGCCCGCAGAAGCTGCTGGCACCCATGCCCGGCAAGGTGGTGCGCATCATTCTTGCCGCCGGCAGCGAGGTTGAGGCCGGGCAGGGCGTGCTGGTCGTGGAAGCCATGAAGATGCAGAACGAGCTGAAGTCGCCGAAGAACGGTACGGTAAAGCAGGTGCTGGTCGCCGAAGGCGCCTCAGTTACGTCCGGCGAAGTGCTGGCGATCGTCGAATAG
- a CDS encoding STAS domain-containing protein: MPDLPLRIEALPGSRPGVRVLKLEGPLTLPNSFDFQDLVRADRQNSLIVDLSEVPYIDSTGIGCLVNGYVSHQNAGQNLLLVGVAERVQVCMRVTHVEKLFPTFPTVAEAEKSVAANS; the protein is encoded by the coding sequence ATGCCCGACCTTCCCCTGCGCATTGAGGCCTTGCCCGGCAGCCGCCCCGGCGTCCGCGTGCTGAAACTTGAAGGCCCGCTCACGCTGCCGAACTCGTTCGATTTTCAGGACCTGGTCCGCGCCGACCGTCAGAACAGCCTCATCGTAGACCTGTCGGAAGTTCCCTATATCGATTCAACCGGCATCGGATGCCTGGTCAACGGCTACGTATCGCATCAGAACGCGGGACAGAACCTGCTCCTGGTGGGCGTCGCCGAACGGGTCCAGGTGTGCATGCGCGTGACCCACGTGGAGAAGCTTTTTCCGACCTTTCCCACCGTTGCCGAGGCGGAGAAGAGTGTCGCAGCCAATTCCTGA
- a CDS encoding glutathionylspermidine synthase family protein gives MKRQSIKPRDGWEKKVEDVGLVFHSPDGPYWNEAAYYSFTSSEVDMLEKTTNDLHAMCLDAVQFVIDHDRFEDLKIPELAVPVIKRAWEAEPPAIYGRFDLAYDGKNPPKLLEYNADTPTSLLEAAVVQWYWLQDVFPKADQFNSIHERLIAKWKDLKNYLKMPLYLTNMDTTEDTMTVAYMRDTAEQAGLACKSILIEEIGWDQDQNYFVDLDLNPIHSVFKLYPWEWLLADDFGEHTLMTYGETQWLEPIWKMVLSNKGILAILWEMHPNHPNLLETYFDTPRWMSTYAKKPLLAREGANITLTTASGTVGPTEGTYGAEGYVFQALAEPPNMDGNYPVIGSWMIDQEAGGMGVRESDGPITTNLSRFVPHLFE, from the coding sequence GTGAAGCGTCAGAGCATCAAGCCGCGAGATGGATGGGAGAAAAAGGTCGAGGACGTCGGCCTCGTGTTTCATTCCCCCGACGGGCCCTACTGGAACGAGGCCGCGTACTACTCGTTCACCTCCTCCGAGGTGGACATGCTGGAAAAGACCACCAACGATCTGCATGCCATGTGCCTCGACGCGGTGCAGTTTGTCATCGACCACGATCGCTTCGAGGACCTGAAGATTCCGGAGCTGGCGGTGCCGGTGATCAAACGGGCCTGGGAGGCGGAGCCGCCGGCAATTTACGGGCGTTTCGACCTGGCCTACGACGGCAAGAATCCCCCGAAGCTCCTGGAGTACAACGCCGACACGCCCACGTCGCTGCTGGAGGCGGCGGTGGTGCAGTGGTACTGGCTGCAGGATGTGTTTCCGAAAGCCGACCAGTTCAACTCCATCCATGAGCGCCTGATCGCAAAATGGAAGGACTTGAAGAACTACCTGAAAATGCCGCTCTACCTCACCAACATGGACACCACCGAGGACACCATGACGGTGGCTTACATGCGCGATACGGCGGAGCAGGCGGGGCTTGCCTGCAAGTCCATCCTGATTGAGGAAATCGGCTGGGACCAGGACCAGAATTATTTCGTGGACCTCGACCTGAATCCCATCCATTCCGTATTCAAGCTGTACCCGTGGGAGTGGCTGCTAGCCGATGATTTCGGCGAGCACACGCTCATGACCTACGGCGAGACGCAGTGGCTGGAACCGATCTGGAAGATGGTGCTATCCAACAAGGGAATCCTGGCCATCCTGTGGGAAATGCATCCCAATCATCCCAATCTCCTGGAAACCTATTTCGACACGCCGCGATGGATGTCTACCTACGCCAAAAAGCCGCTTCTGGCGCGGGAAGGCGCCAACATCACGCTGACTACCGCGTCCGGAACCGTGGGCCCCACGGAAGGAACGTATGGGGCCGAGGGCTATGTCTTCCAGGCCCTCGCCGAACCGCCCAACATGGATGGGAATTACCCGGTGATCGGAAGCTGGATGATTGACCAGGAGGCGGGCGGCATGGGGGTTCGCGAGTCCGACGGTCCCATCACCACCAACCTGAGCCGCTTCGTCCCCCACCTGTTTGAGTAA
- a CDS encoding thymidine kinase produces MNFAKGSLGWIEVVCGPMFSGKSEELIRRLRRAEIARQRVQIFKPAIDERYSDNHIVSHSDLRIRSVPVRDAADLESRLDLRTEVIGIDEAQFLGPGIVDAVVRLADMGKRIVIAGLDTDYLGRPFHPLPELLAVADEITKTLAICMQCGNPAKHTQRLVASEDLIVVGAAGMYEARCRRCFEPELAKKELEKATAKA; encoded by the coding sequence GTGAACTTTGCCAAGGGCAGTCTAGGCTGGATCGAAGTCGTTTGCGGGCCGATGTTCAGCGGCAAGAGCGAGGAGCTGATCCGCCGCCTGCGCCGCGCGGAGATCGCGCGCCAGCGGGTGCAGATATTCAAGCCCGCCATCGACGAGCGTTATTCCGACAATCACATTGTTTCCCATAGTGACTTGAGAATCCGTTCCGTGCCGGTCCGCGACGCCGCCGATCTGGAATCCCGCCTTGATCTGCGAACCGAGGTCATCGGCATTGACGAGGCGCAGTTCCTGGGCCCCGGCATTGTTGACGCGGTGGTCCGCCTCGCCGACATGGGGAAGCGGATTGTCATCGCCGGCCTGGATACCGATTACCTGGGCCGCCCGTTCCATCCTCTGCCCGAGTTGCTCGCCGTCGCCGACGAGATTACCAAGACGCTCGCCATCTGCATGCAGTGCGGCAACCCCGCCAAGCACACGCAACGCCTGGTCGCCAGCGAAGACCTGATTGTGGTCGGGGCGGCCGGCATGTACGAGGCCCGCTGCCGCCGCTGTTTCGAGCCCGAGCTGGCAAAAAAAGAGTTGGAGAAAGCCACCGCCAAAGCCTGA
- the add gene encoding adenosine deaminase: MDVEEFSGLPKIELHCHLDGCVRLETARQIAVLRNVPLPPRIEDALIAPPVCEDLADYIRRIDFALSVMQQEEDLARIAEELVETWAADGVVYGEARFAPQLHRRNGLTLQQVLDAVHAGLSSGKRRHGVDFGLIVCCLRHETEAQSLDLARLAVDNMDKVCALDLAGDEQRFDARAHQKAFTLARDAGLHRTAHAGEAAGPGSVRQALDLLGAERIGHGARVAESAPLAQEMAERQIALDMCPTSNVQTRCVPSLRAHPITRLLAQGVPVTVSTDAHTSSNTSVSAEFEVLSRELGWNQAEFLACQKNAVNAAFISHAERRTLAQRLNLDALSSA; encoded by the coding sequence ATGGATGTGGAGGAATTTTCCGGCCTGCCGAAAATCGAACTGCACTGCCATCTTGACGGATGCGTCCGGCTGGAAACGGCGCGCCAGATCGCCGTGCTTAGAAACGTGCCTTTGCCGCCGCGTATCGAGGATGCCCTGATTGCGCCGCCGGTCTGCGAGGATCTCGCCGATTACATCCGCCGCATTGATTTCGCCCTGAGCGTCATGCAGCAGGAAGAAGACCTGGCTCGCATCGCCGAAGAACTGGTGGAGACATGGGCCGCTGACGGTGTTGTCTACGGGGAGGCGCGCTTCGCGCCGCAGCTGCATCGCCGCAACGGGTTGACGCTGCAGCAGGTACTGGATGCCGTGCACGCCGGGCTGAGCTCGGGAAAACGCCGCCACGGCGTAGATTTCGGGCTGATCGTCTGTTGCCTTCGGCACGAAACCGAAGCCCAGAGCCTGGACCTCGCACGGTTGGCGGTCGACAACATGGACAAGGTCTGCGCTCTCGACCTGGCCGGCGACGAGCAGCGCTTCGACGCTCGCGCGCACCAGAAAGCATTCACCCTGGCGCGCGACGCCGGCCTGCACCGCACCGCTCATGCCGGTGAGGCCGCCGGACCTGGCAGCGTCCGCCAAGCCCTCGATCTGCTCGGCGCCGAACGCATCGGGCACGGCGCGCGGGTTGCTGAATCAGCGCCGCTGGCGCAGGAGATGGCGGAGCGGCAAATCGCGCTCGATATGTGTCCGACCTCGAACGTGCAGACACGCTGCGTCCCCTCGTTGCGGGCGCACCCCATCACGCGCCTGCTGGCACAGGGCGTGCCCGTCACCGTCAGCACCGACGCGCACACCTCCTCGAACACATCGGTCAGTGCCGAATTTGAGGTATTGTCACGGGAGCTGGGATGGAACCAGGCGGAGTTCCTGGCATGTCAAAAGAACGCGGTAAACGCCGCGTTCATCTCCCACGCCGAGCGGCGAACGCTGGCGCAAAGGCTGAACCTGGATGCACTTTCGTCTGCCTGA
- a CDS encoding SurA N-terminal domain-containing protein translates to MIRTSTGRWTVGPAILMVALVVGLAGCNRGQTAADVMAKVNGRKILRSEVDKYYAHQTANSPQQPSDEQSTSLKLGILKELIDNEILMQRAEKLGLLATNEEVDQKLNEIKAPYTQEEFDKRLNERKITLDDFKRDLRRSITIDKVLNREIASKISISDADITSYYNAHKAEFNLIEPQYHLAHIFVTTQPNSQVRNLKNDKAQNEGEARKKVQMIMNRLDSGEDFASVAMNYSEDPESAGNGGDLGFTPQSALAKTDPATRDAVSKLKPGQYSNVIVIANPETHQVFGFRIVKLITKEPAGQRELGDERVKQAIRDQLRDRREQLLKAAYYDVVRDQAKVENYYAEQILKSTGQK, encoded by the coding sequence TTGATTCGCACTTCTACCGGGCGCTGGACCGTAGGCCCCGCAATCCTGATGGTCGCACTTGTGGTTGGTCTCGCCGGGTGCAATCGCGGCCAGACTGCGGCTGACGTCATGGCTAAAGTCAACGGCCGGAAAATCCTGCGTTCGGAAGTGGACAAGTACTACGCCCACCAGACCGCGAACTCGCCGCAGCAACCCTCCGACGAGCAGTCCACCAGCTTGAAGCTCGGCATCCTGAAAGAGCTGATTGACAACGAAATCCTGATGCAGCGCGCGGAAAAGCTCGGCCTGCTGGCCACCAATGAAGAAGTGGACCAGAAACTGAATGAGATCAAGGCGCCCTACACGCAGGAGGAATTCGACAAGCGGCTCAACGAGCGCAAGATCACGCTCGATGATTTCAAGCGTGACCTGCGCCGCTCCATCACCATCGACAAGGTGCTGAACCGGGAGATTGCCTCCAAAATCAGCATTTCCGATGCCGACATCACCAGCTACTACAACGCCCACAAGGCGGAGTTCAACCTGATCGAGCCGCAGTATCACCTGGCGCACATCTTTGTCACCACGCAGCCCAACTCGCAGGTGCGCAACCTGAAGAACGACAAGGCGCAGAACGAGGGCGAAGCGCGCAAGAAAGTCCAGATGATCATGAACCGTCTGGACAGCGGCGAAGATTTTGCCTCGGTGGCGATGAATTATTCCGAGGACCCGGAAAGCGCGGGTAATGGCGGCGATCTGGGCTTCACGCCGCAGTCGGCGCTGGCCAAGACCGATCCGGCCACGCGCGACGCCGTCAGCAAGCTCAAGCCCGGGCAGTACAGCAACGTGATCGTTATCGCCAACCCGGAGACCCACCAGGTGTTCGGCTTCCGCATCGTGAAGCTGATCACCAAGGAGCCGGCCGGCCAGCGCGAACTCGGCGACGAACGGGTGAAGCAGGCCATCCGCGACCAGTTACGAGACCGCCGCGAGCAGTTGCTCAAGGCCGCCTACTACGACGTCGTGCGCGACCAGGCGAAAGTCGAAAACTATTACGCTGAGCAGATTCTGAAGAGCACGGGACAGAAATAG